Proteins encoded by one window of Cloeon dipterum chromosome 4, ieCloDipt1.1, whole genome shotgun sequence:
- the LOC135942287 gene encoding putative ankyrin repeat protein RF_0381, with amino-acid sequence MDKIDILSSVETELQKVDVLKKAFEQHQDAFFTDPHRLAMAATIADADQCRRLIDDGAASIDKDALHYAALNKKHGKELAKLLVKRGLSVDGLDSEGDTPIHRAIRAGNLEVADTLLQMDNEAKKGQEINLLQICVQENNLEWIQKVCEYDEELILKEDSKGRSILHLAAVNCSRDTFQWLTEAGADPYAVSGDTGATVLHEACRNLLHGRKLVVYLDALRVNIHATDRMGLTPLHYALREENLDAASELIDSGANLRVRYNGSNLLLFCVRENNLRSARLVHQHDPNQIDGVDESGQNALQIAAQFAEVRMCQWLINNGVRYSYSDTVRQNIELNKAHGRKLELFFHELELGSSGESNCSR; translated from the exons atggacaaaattgacattttgtCCTCTGTCGAGACGGAATTACAAAAAGTCGACGTCTTGAAAAAGGCCTTCGAACAACACCAGGATGCCTTCTTCACGGACCCGCACCGACTGGCCATGGCGGCGACGATCGCTGATGCCGACCAGTGTCGCCGACTGATCGACGACGGCGCCGCCAGCATCGACAAAGATGCGCTGCATTACGCGGCACTCAACAAAAAGCACGGCAAAGAATTAGCTAAGCTGCTCGTGAAGCGCGGCCTCAGCGTCGATGGACTCGACTCCGAGGGCGACACACCGATCCACCGCGCCATCAGGGCGGGAAACCTCGAGGTCGCGGACACACTGCTACAGATGGACAATGAAGCTAAG AAAGGACAGGAGATAAACCTGCTGCAAATATGCGTGCAAGAGAACAACCTGGAGTGGATACAAAAGGTCTGCGAGTACGACGAAGAGCTGATCCTGAAGGAAGACAGTAAAGGCCGGAGCATTCTGCACCTGGCAGCCGTCAATTGCAGCCGGGACACGTTCCAGTGGCTGACGGAGGCCGGCGCCGACCCGTACGCCGTGAGCGGCGACACCGGAGCGACGGTTCTGCACGAGGCCTGCCGCAATTTGCTGCACGGACGCAAGCTGGTCGTTTACCTGGACGCCCTGCGCGTCAACATCCACGCCACGGACAGAATGGGCCTGACGCCGCTGCACTACGCGCTCAGGGAGGAAAACCTGGACGCCGCCTCAGAGCTGATCGACTCCGGCGCCAATTTGCGGGTTCGATATAATGGGTCGAACCTGCTTCTCTTCTGCGTGCGGGAAAACAACCTGAGAAGCGCCAGATTGGTGCACCAACACGACCCCAACCAGATCGATGGCGTGGACGAGAGCGGGCAAAACGCCCTCCAAATCGCGGCGCAGTTCGCCGAAGTCAGAATGTGCCAGTGGCTCATAAATAACGGCGTGCGGTACTCCTATTCAGACACTGTGAGACAAAACATCGAATTGAACAAAGCGCATGGGCGTAAGCTCGAGCTGTTCTTTCACGAGTTGGAACTGGGATCGTCTGGCGAATCAAATTGCAGTCGTTGA